The genome window gctaatagaaaactccgctgcagctcaaatcaagcgcttcctacacttacagccaatcatatagagcggcgcagggatgacgtcatctAGTAACGCCCAAACCCGGAAATGGGTTAGCATTTTAGTGCTCGAGCTGCCGTTTTCTCTGtgagctccagcgcttgcgcgaggagaaatcatgatgctaaatggcactacagaggttgtcggacATTAAACCTGAACAGGTAAAAACtctgcagataaactcagggctctacagtgtgaccatttcactcgcgttTGTGACTGAACAGTACTTTGtgcaactgtaaataaatatttattcgcaccggtgcaagtgacctgttcgaagttgtataatacaatccgaataaaaactacagaaaGTCCAAGATGCATCTACAAATATagataaaaaatagatataataatgacttcataaaatataaataaaatgattaatgaaataatgtttaattactatgggttgcatttaatattaatttgacattaagcttagttcgctatctccttagaaagctattagcctttttcctaatatggatcatttttgtgttaatctacttttaattaggactctttattgtttaagatatttaaaaataaatattttatgcttgtttatttaccAAATAACccacagtatttctcattgatATTAtgttaattcaattaacagtgaccgtgagcagagagcttacatttaactgtttatgacggacctcctgattaaagtttaaataaataaagattggtatctggattgGTTTCGGCTGtgaaaatcctgatcggagcgtcagtaatgaacaccattaaactaaagtgctttgcatctgacgaGTAAATGAACTcccccaatcacatcctatatgagattattcagatatctacacaatacacacagagcggttcgagaactgactccagcccagaaccatgacagtggaaaatgtctaatagtgtagctttaaatatatttaagaggagcaggttaactgtgggtttttttttttttttttttttttgcatacagtctgtaaaatgaactgaaaatattacatttagtttatcagaaggtaaatgaaTGTGTCATGaatcacactatgttcctaaattcaattaaagtataattgaccagctcaactTTTCTCATGCCTgcttgtgttatattgtggcacattaacgttaccatctctttaaaaaaaaaaaaaaataataataatagtaaaataaaaaaacttcaactgtgctcctaaatttttgtaattaggttcacaagtgctcctaaaagaaactgtcttgcgtctctcctcctgtaaacactgttattgccttttctgcatacgcctgaattgttttcatttggttatatattgttatatttgatttcatattttcatttggttgatggcatttttatttttactcttcctatattttgggtacaattttatttatattttgcttcgacgagatgatgcactttaaggaccggTCTAATTTGATATAAAGATTTGTACATGaacaggaatgtagcacaacatggaggtgaaagcattatttaaatgtgaaagtgcaataaaaatatgttgtccctaaaataaatgaataatcgtgatgaataatcgagatctcaatattgataaaaaataatcgggattatcattttggccataatcgtgcagccctactcATATCTCAGCTTTGGAGTGTGATATTCAGACGAAACAAGCGCCCCTGTCAATGCCTCGTCCTCACAACCAACCGGGCTAATATGAAGAAGACTGGAGAAAGTCAAATTCTCCAAATTCACTCTTTGTTTCATCTCATCATGCTCCAAAGCTGAGATCTGATGCTAAATACTGATTTCATTTGTTTCTTCGAAAGAAAAATACTAATCGCCcgaacagggacttgaaccctggaccctcagattaaaagtctgatgctctaccgactgagctatccgGGCTTCGAGGAGATGAACCTGTGCATGTCTATATAAGGGGTCTATAAATCCGTCACTCTCCTTTCCAGGTTTCAGTAAATTAGCTTGTGAGGCGTTAGCGCCTCCTGAGTAGACATGTTTCACAGCGCCTTTCTCAGGTTTAACTTGATGTGTCCTGCTGGACATTTACTGAGATCTACGGCTTTTACGAATACAGTGCAGGAGAGGAGAATCACAACGTGCTCATTGCGGTGGTTAAATTTAGCCGCGTCGCTGCGGCCTTCACATCCTCGGTGTGTCCTGGCGGAGCTTCCCACACACGGCGCGTCTCACTGGGGCAGAAGAGCAAGGTGGTGCCGCTGGATGAGCTCCAGTCAATCTGGGTCCATTTCAaaggtatttttaaaatatcacgTCCTATAAAGACTCACAGGAACGTAtaatctctttttaaaaaaaaaggcatttctacttttttcagtgtgtctaaaatgttttgtgtagaATTAATGTTATATTTTGTTAATTACTCTGCTGTATTTAGCGTTTATACAAGgtctgtttcacatgttctgtgtTTTTACAACCAGCGACCGCAAGACAAAGTgtatatggagaaaaaaaaacacacaaaaaaagattgtgattattattgtgtttgtgtttcattttcagGTCCCACAGTTTCCCACATGGGAGCCAGTAGCTGAGAGGCAACTTCCACCTGTACGCTTCTTATTAAACATCTCATAGAAATGGGTTTTTGTTCATATTCTCCAGGTCTAGAAAACGTTTCAGCCCAACTACATAAACATGGTTCTGTACAGCttagacacactgtctgcaccGGACACTTTCCCTTTGTTTGGAGTTGCTTGTTTTTGCGGAAATGGGTTATATTCATTTCTGATTATTTGCATTAAAAGAAGGTCTTGGTGGACACAGAGTATTTCCAAGCTGGTCCAAAACACCACCGCTCACAACCCAAAGAAGCCTAAAAAACGGTGTAAAATACCACGGCCCTGGCATCCCTGGTTATAGAGATATAATCATGCAAAATTCTGAATTATGAATTGATATTGCTGATATAACAATATTTGTAAACTAATTTGCTGGAAACTTATTAGTAATCCTAATACTAccactaataaataataatggtaCAAAATACGGTTTATCATgatgcatactgtatatcataGAAATGTCTTCAGGTAACATGATATGACATTTTTGTCATGCCACCCTCAGCACACtttggtgatttatttattattttttttttccctggttCCTTCTGCAGCCTACTAAAGTCTCTGTAGACCTCGTCGATAAGTTGGAGAGACTCGCTCTTGTAGACTTCGGCAGCCAGGAAGGCGTGGAGTGTCTGGAGAAAGCGATTCGGTTCGCTGATCAGCTCCATGTTGTCGAAACTGAAGGTGTGGAACCGATGGATTCTGTCCTGGAGGACAGGTGAGGGCATGTCTTTTTCGTCTTTTTAAAGATTCTAGCTCAAATCCATTGATAAGAGCTTTTTCAGAGACCAAGCAGCAGAAACAGGAAActagagaggtagagagaggtgGAGTCTCTGCAAGTCCAAAACTTTAGGTACTTTTCTGAGAAAGTCCCATTCATTAAAAATCATACCATGGCGGAATATCGGTGCCTTTTAAACCTCTGTGTGAAAAAGATTACTAA of Ictalurus punctatus breed USDA103 chromosome 22, Coco_2.0, whole genome shotgun sequence contains these proteins:
- the gatc gene encoding glutamyl-tRNA(Gln) amidotransferase subunit C, mitochondrial isoform X2, whose translation is MFHSAFLRFNLMCPAGHLLRSTAFTNTVQERRITTCSLRWLNLAASLRPSHPRCVLAELPTHGASHWGRRARWCRWMSSSQSGSISKPTKVSVDLVDKLERLALVDFGSQEGVECLEKAIRFADQLHVVETEGVEPMDSVLEDRTLYLREDTVTEGNCAEELLRLSRSTEEEYFVAPPGNIPLPKREERTAMLKHSEL
- the gatc gene encoding glutamyl-tRNA(Gln) amidotransferase subunit C, mitochondrial isoform X1 codes for the protein MFHSAFLRFNLMCPAGHLLRSTAFTNTVQERRITTCSLRWLNLAASLRPSHPRCVLAELPTHGASHWGRRARWCRWMSSSQSGSISKVPQFPTWEPVAERQLPPPTKVSVDLVDKLERLALVDFGSQEGVECLEKAIRFADQLHVVETEGVEPMDSVLEDRTLYLREDTVTEGNCAEELLRLSRSTEEEYFVAPPGNIPLPKREERTAMLKHSEL